Proteins encoded in a region of the Trypanosoma brucei gambiense DAL972 chromosome 11, complete sequence genome:
- a CDS encoding cyclophilin a — MSYRPHHATVPTNPKVYFDVSIAGQAAGRITFELFADAVPKTAENFRALCTGEKGFGYAGSGFHRIIPQFMCQGGDFTRHNGTGGKSIYGEKFPDESFAGKAGKHFGAGTLSMANAGPNTNGSQFFICTAPTQWLDGKHVVFGQVLEGMDVVKAMEAVGSQGGSTSKPVKIDSCGQL, encoded by the coding sequence CGCAACTGTACCCACCAATCCCAAGGTGTACTTTGATGTGAGCATTGCAGGTCAGGCAGCCGGCCGCATCACCTTTGAGCTCTTCGCTGACGCCGTACCAAAGACGGCGGAGAACTTCCGTGCGTTATGCACTGGTGAGAAGGGCTTCGGGTACGCCGGCAGCGGCTTTCATCGCATCATTCCGCAATTCATGTGCCAAGGTGGTGACTTCACTCGCCACAATGGCACAGGCGGCAAGTCCATCTATGGTGAAAAGTTCCCCGATGAAAGCTTCGCCGGAAAGGCGGGTAAACACTTCGGCGCTGGCACGCTTTCCATGGCCAACGCTGGCCCCAACACGAACGGTTCCCAGTTCTTCATTTGCACGGCTCCCACTCAGTGGCTTGACGGCAAACACGTCGTCTTCGGTCAGGTGCTTGAGGGCATGGACGTCGTCAAGGCAATGGAAGCTGTCGGGTCGCAAGGGGGAAGCACAAGCAAGCCCGTCAAGATTGACTCGTGCGGCCAACTATAA